One genomic region from Streptomyces sp. NBC_01304 encodes:
- a CDS encoding MFS transporter — protein sequence MTTTMPPVRSTAPGADEKPAFGRRQVHAVAACYFVASFAALGLPPYLTAILPELGDEAARWAGLLYVVPTVFGALGAPLWGRLADRFGRKRLLLRAQLGLAVSFLLAGWADSLATFTAALVLQGILGGTFAASNGYLAAALDGPGLSKALTLMQGSARAALVFAPIVVGSLSPWMSPHRQYALLAVLPLAAAVMLYALPEPGTERTAKDSGSEPAGEGSESAGCLPSAGVARTPLTALYTFEFAFVFSTVISFPYLISLIEERIPGTSPAVSGVLFALPHLFYLLFAMKVHARFTDRPRLGIGLGFGFIALGLAGHGVADSLAAFTVVRVLLGAGLTLGLVCLSVLAADCAKGRPPGGMFGSLEFVSKGGAVAAGLAAAAGNSLLGPTAPVLIGTAVALGTAAVVALRSLFHGPIPRSPRIRWSR from the coding sequence ATGACGACGACCATGCCCCCCGTCCGGTCCACCGCGCCCGGCGCCGACGAGAAGCCTGCCTTCGGTCGCCGCCAGGTGCATGCCGTGGCCGCCTGCTACTTCGTGGCGTCGTTCGCCGCGCTGGGGCTGCCGCCCTATCTCACCGCGATCCTGCCGGAGTTGGGCGACGAGGCCGCGCGCTGGGCGGGGCTGCTCTATGTCGTGCCGACCGTGTTCGGGGCGCTCGGCGCTCCGCTGTGGGGGCGCCTGGCCGACCGGTTCGGCCGCAAGCGGCTGCTGCTGCGGGCCCAACTGGGCCTGGCCGTCTCGTTCCTGCTCGCCGGGTGGGCCGATTCGCTGGCCACGTTCACCGCGGCGCTGGTCCTGCAGGGGATCCTGGGCGGCACGTTCGCCGCGTCCAACGGCTATCTGGCCGCCGCGCTCGACGGCCCGGGCCTGTCCAAGGCGCTCACCTTGATGCAGGGCAGCGCGCGAGCCGCCCTGGTCTTCGCGCCGATCGTGGTCGGCTCGCTGTCGCCGTGGATGTCCCCGCACCGCCAGTACGCCCTGCTCGCCGTGCTGCCGCTGGCCGCGGCGGTGATGCTGTACGCGCTGCCGGAGCCCGGCACGGAACGTACCGCCAAGGACAGCGGATCCGAGCCGGCCGGCGAGGGATCCGAGTCGGCAGGCTGCCTCCCGTCGGCGGGCGTGGCCAGGACGCCGCTGACGGCGCTCTACACCTTCGAGTTCGCCTTCGTGTTCTCGACCGTCATCTCCTTCCCGTATCTGATCTCGCTGATCGAGGAGCGAATACCGGGCACCTCGCCGGCCGTGTCCGGTGTGCTGTTCGCGCTGCCCCACCTCTTCTACCTGCTGTTCGCGATGAAGGTGCACGCCCGTTTCACGGACCGCCCGAGACTGGGCATCGGCCTCGGCTTCGGCTTCATCGCGCTGGGCCTGGCCGGTCACGGCGTCGCCGACTCGCTCGCCGCGTTCACCGTCGTGCGCGTGCTGCTCGGCGCGGGCCTGACCCTGGGCCTGGTCTGCCTGTCCGTGCTGGCCGCCGACTGCGCCAAGGGCCGACCACCCGGTGGCATGTTCGGCTCGCTGGAGTTCGTCTCCAAGGGCGGTGCCGTCGCCGCCGGCCTGGCCGCCGCGGCCGGCAACAGCCTGCTCGGCCCCACCGCCCCCGTGCTGATCGGCACCGCCGTCGCCCTGGGCACGGCCGCCGTCGTCGCCCTCCGTTCCCTGTTTCACGGCCCGATCCCCCGATCGCCCCGCATCCGATGGAGCCGTTGA
- a CDS encoding IucA/IucC family protein, with protein MSLPTGTVPARPTAPTELPTADEAVAHTLLNCLLREVSGPEHQTAVVDGHLLLRLPRAGVLLRAALRRTSLLGAHRFTGPVYVQRDGEWAEADWQLLAQYTQAELERRTGVRNEEFLEQLASSHQGVRSALTAKSAAGRATSAGTAADGGRLATYLASEQSLLFGHRFHPTPKARSGESADWGKYAPEAGAAFPLRLFAVREHLIAEETAEPGATAALDRLHPDVPDGYKLLPAHPWQLSLLQDHPGFQAALARGDVLDLGTTKAPFAATASVRTLYDGDTFLKFSLNVRITNCLRKNASYELTGAVALTRLLDGALTDLAARFPGSAMLREPAYRSLALPGPDGRPDVALLEGFGVIVREGLSRQLLPGTTPLLAGAVADEYPTGPGHLARLLEGAGPERALAWWRAYLKLLVPPVLAAYFEHGLVLEPHLQNVVVCVDGDGMPAQVLFRDLEGTKLLPEHHADTLAALPPEVARPMTYDAQRGWDRVVYCLLVNHVAEMLAALADQHPETEAALWAEVRAVIQGYADGHDACPPRLAALLAGVPLPAKANLLTRWERKADRAAGYVHLPSPLAEDVLSGASSTDTPWSAR; from the coding sequence ATGTCGCTGCCCACGGGCACCGTCCCCGCTCGTCCCACCGCCCCCACCGAACTCCCCACCGCCGATGAGGCCGTGGCGCACACCCTGCTCAACTGTCTGCTGCGCGAGGTGTCCGGGCCCGAGCACCAGACCGCCGTCGTCGACGGCCATCTGCTGCTTCGCCTGCCCCGGGCCGGCGTCCTGCTGCGCGCCGCCCTGCGCCGCACCTCACTGCTCGGCGCGCACCGCTTCACCGGCCCCGTGTACGTGCAGCGCGACGGCGAGTGGGCCGAGGCGGACTGGCAGCTGCTCGCCCAGTACACCCAGGCCGAGTTGGAGCGGCGGACCGGGGTGCGCAACGAGGAGTTCCTGGAGCAGCTCGCCTCCAGCCATCAGGGCGTACGTTCCGCGCTGACCGCCAAGTCGGCCGCCGGACGGGCCACTTCGGCAGGGACGGCCGCGGACGGCGGCCGGCTGGCGACGTATCTCGCCTCCGAGCAGTCACTGCTGTTCGGCCACCGCTTCCACCCGACCCCCAAGGCCCGCAGCGGCGAGTCCGCCGACTGGGGCAAGTACGCTCCCGAGGCGGGCGCCGCCTTCCCGCTGCGGCTGTTCGCCGTACGCGAGCACCTGATCGCCGAGGAGACGGCGGAGCCGGGCGCCACCGCCGCGCTCGACCGACTGCACCCCGACGTGCCGGACGGCTACAAGCTGCTGCCGGCCCACCCCTGGCAGCTGTCCCTGCTCCAGGACCACCCGGGCTTCCAGGCCGCACTCGCCCGAGGCGATGTGCTCGACCTGGGCACGACCAAGGCGCCGTTCGCCGCCACGGCGTCCGTGCGCACCTTGTACGACGGCGATACGTTCCTGAAGTTCAGCCTGAACGTGCGCATCACCAACTGCCTGCGCAAGAACGCCAGTTACGAGCTGACCGGCGCCGTCGCCCTGACCCGTCTCCTCGACGGCGCCCTGACCGATCTCGCCGCCCGCTTCCCCGGCAGCGCGATGCTGCGTGAGCCCGCCTACCGCAGCCTCGCCCTGCCCGGCCCGGACGGGCGCCCTGATGTGGCCCTGCTCGAAGGCTTCGGTGTGATCGTCCGCGAGGGCCTGTCGCGACAGCTGCTGCCGGGCACCACGCCGCTGCTCGCGGGCGCGGTCGCCGACGAGTACCCCACCGGGCCGGGCCACCTCGCCCGACTCCTGGAGGGCGCGGGCCCCGAGCGGGCCCTCGCCTGGTGGCGGGCGTACCTGAAGCTCCTCGTCCCACCGGTACTGGCCGCGTACTTCGAGCACGGCCTGGTCCTCGAACCGCATCTGCAGAACGTCGTCGTCTGTGTCGACGGCGACGGCATGCCCGCGCAGGTCCTCTTCCGCGACCTGGAGGGCACCAAGCTGCTGCCCGAGCACCACGCCGACACGCTCGCCGCCCTGCCGCCCGAGGTGGCCCGGCCCATGACGTACGACGCCCAGCGCGGCTGGGACCGCGTCGTGTACTGCCTGCTCGTCAACCACGTCGCCGAGATGCTGGCGGCCCTCGCCGACCAGCACCCCGAGACCGAGGCCGCCCTGTGGGCCGAGGTCCGCGCCGTCATCCAGGGCTACGCCGACGGCCACGACGCCTGCCCGCCCCGCCTCGCCGCACTCCTGGCCGGCGTACCCCTGCCCGCCAAGGCCAACCTGCTGACCCGCTGGGAGCGCAAGGCCGACCGGGCGGCCGGCTATGTCCATCTCCCCTCCCCGCTCGCCGAGGATGTCCTGTCCGGCGCGAGCAGCACCGACACCCCCTGGAGCGCCCGATGA
- a CDS encoding type III PLP-dependent enzyme has product MTAPSERVRERTQALAFDELPAYLYDLDALRTHAAAVRRALPERVEVYYAAKANPEPEILAALGPHVDGYEVSSGGELAHVAKAAPGRALAFGGPGKTPAEIAAALELGVGRFHVESEYELHMLAELTARLAPEARPGVLLRFNLPLSDASLEGSSLAMGGRPTPFGLDPSQADSVVRLLTDGTYPQLELLGVHAHLASGLDAPELLTMSESIVAWSLALAERHAVRFAEINVGGGMSVDYARPEDRFDWTAYGQGLARLLATHQDLTLRIEPGRALTAYCGWYATEVLDVKESHGEEFAVVRGGTHHLRTPATKGHDQPCTVLPNDQPWPHPWPRSVARQDRVTFAGQLCTPKDVLSRRVPAPGLRAGDRVAFALAGAYAWNISHHDFLMHPRPTFHFLRDA; this is encoded by the coding sequence ATGACCGCCCCCAGCGAGCGGGTACGCGAACGCACCCAGGCCCTCGCCTTCGACGAACTGCCCGCCTACCTCTACGACTTGGACGCCCTGCGCACGCATGCGGCCGCCGTCCGCCGGGCCCTGCCCGAGCGCGTCGAGGTGTACTACGCCGCCAAGGCCAACCCGGAACCGGAGATCCTGGCAGCGCTCGGCCCGCACGTGGACGGCTACGAGGTGTCCTCGGGCGGCGAACTCGCCCACGTCGCCAAGGCGGCGCCGGGCCGTGCGCTGGCCTTCGGCGGACCCGGCAAGACCCCGGCGGAGATCGCGGCCGCGCTGGAGCTGGGGGTCGGGCGCTTCCACGTGGAGAGCGAGTACGAGCTCCACATGCTGGCCGAGCTGACCGCACGCCTGGCCCCCGAGGCACGCCCCGGGGTCCTGCTCCGCTTCAATCTGCCGCTGTCCGACGCCTCGCTCGAGGGCAGTTCCCTCGCGATGGGCGGGCGCCCGACGCCGTTCGGCCTGGACCCGTCCCAGGCGGATTCCGTCGTACGCCTCCTCACCGACGGCACCTACCCGCAGCTCGAACTCCTCGGCGTGCACGCCCACTTGGCAAGCGGCTTGGACGCCCCCGAGCTGCTCACGATGTCCGAGTCGATCGTGGCGTGGTCGCTCGCCCTCGCCGAACGGCACGCCGTCCGGTTCGCGGAGATCAACGTCGGCGGCGGCATGAGCGTGGACTACGCCCGCCCCGAGGACCGCTTCGACTGGACGGCATACGGACAAGGACTCGCCCGACTCCTCGCCACGCACCAGGACTTGACCCTGCGCATCGAACCGGGGCGGGCCCTCACCGCGTACTGCGGCTGGTACGCGACCGAGGTGCTTGACGTGAAGGAGAGCCACGGCGAGGAGTTCGCGGTGGTCCGCGGCGGCACCCACCATCTGCGCACCCCCGCCACCAAGGGCCACGACCAGCCCTGCACGGTGCTGCCGAACGACCAGCCGTGGCCGCACCCCTGGCCCCGTTCGGTGGCCCGGCAGGACCGGGTGACCTTCGCCGGACAGCTGTGCACGCCCAAGGACGTCCTGTCCCGCCGAGTCCCGGCGCCCGGACTGCGGGCGGGCGACCGGGTGGCCTTCGCCCTGGCGGGGGCGTACGCGTGGAACATCTCGCACCACGACTTCCTGATGCACCCGCGGCCCACCTTTCACTTCCTCCGGGACGCCTGA
- a CDS encoding VOC family protein produces the protein MTLRLVQIAMNARDDSALGRFWAEALGWSTSVEEPGVVTNLEPEGFDYPDPSAVCIDVITVPEPKTVKNRVHIDLATTSEAHHAELVARLKELGATPVDVGQGDVPWTVLADPEGNEFCVAEPRETYRETGPIAAIVADCGDARAMARFWDEALDWTLHEVSDDLAMLRSAKGVGPYLKLVRTPDAKTVKNRVHLDLRPYAGDDQAADVARLRTLGATDVDLGQGDVPWACLADPEGNEFDVLTPR, from the coding sequence ATGACCCTGCGCCTTGTTCAGATTGCGATGAACGCTCGGGACGACTCCGCGCTCGGCCGGTTCTGGGCCGAGGCGCTCGGCTGGAGCACCTCCGTGGAGGAGCCCGGTGTCGTGACCAACCTCGAACCCGAGGGGTTCGACTATCCCGACCCCAGCGCCGTCTGCATCGACGTCATCACCGTCCCGGAACCCAAGACGGTGAAGAACCGAGTGCACATCGATCTCGCCACCACGTCCGAGGCCCACCACGCGGAGCTGGTCGCGCGCCTGAAGGAGCTCGGCGCGACGCCCGTCGACGTGGGGCAGGGCGATGTCCCGTGGACGGTCCTGGCCGACCCGGAAGGCAACGAGTTCTGTGTGGCGGAGCCTCGGGAGACCTACCGCGAGACCGGGCCGATCGCCGCGATCGTGGCCGACTGCGGCGATGCCCGGGCCATGGCCCGGTTCTGGGACGAGGCGCTGGACTGGACGCTGCACGAGGTCTCCGACGACCTTGCGATGCTGCGTTCCGCCAAGGGCGTCGGCCCGTATCTCAAGCTCGTCCGCACGCCCGACGCCAAGACCGTCAAGAACCGCGTGCATCTCGACCTGCGGCCGTATGCCGGTGACGATCAGGCGGCGGACGTGGCCCGACTGCGGACCCTCGGCGCCACCGACGTGGACCTCGGCCAGGGCGACGTGCCGTGGGCGTGCCTTGCCGACCCGGAGGGCAACGAGTTCGACGTCCTGACTCCGCGCTGA
- a CDS encoding PucR family transcriptional regulator, which translates to MEASTLGALLDVVGGPALRLCTAPAGTAAPVTEALLYDAHTPLPRTPGALLLAVGVRAATAGPLVRAAAEAGMTGVVVRGTDGPVDEAERHGVALLAVDEEASWHHVHLTLATAIGARSAHSGGLGDLFALADAIAAATGGATAVEDPHQRILAYSTVPGQPVDEDRRQGILGLQVPVSVENAEQVRLVFGSAGPVRLPALTERELPRLAVAVRAGGEPLGAIWVVDGGTLAADAAQSLAQGAATAALLLLRARVTQGLTLDRNTDLVRRLLTGSGSASDSAEASTAAHRLGWDAVRVAAFALGSGASVPDAERTLLRLQDVVRLQCEARYGRHACVSLDGVVYALLPAPGEHAEAREPQQRLTADRRHRQLAEDIVGRVGRSLRVPVRAALGETVADLGEVPASRADADLVLRLLDDALPVASIDDVRPRVTLLRLADVLRERRELRVGAWQRVLAADTAYGTDYARTLVSWFDAGCDVASAAKTLSVHPNTCRYRLKQAGRQLGIDLADPDERLVLWLQLRAGAGLGLRGAGQVRPRSGPQPGPPTRRQLKVSGDPG; encoded by the coding sequence GTGGAGGCAAGTACGCTCGGCGCCCTGCTGGACGTCGTGGGCGGCCCGGCCCTGCGGCTGTGCACGGCACCCGCCGGCACTGCCGCCCCGGTCACCGAGGCGCTGCTGTACGACGCCCACACCCCGCTGCCCCGTACCCCCGGGGCCCTGCTGCTCGCCGTCGGCGTACGCGCCGCCACGGCCGGGCCGCTGGTGCGGGCCGCGGCCGAGGCCGGGATGACCGGAGTCGTGGTGCGGGGCACGGACGGGCCCGTCGACGAGGCCGAGAGGCACGGCGTGGCGCTGCTCGCGGTCGACGAGGAGGCGTCCTGGCACCACGTGCACCTGACGCTGGCCACGGCGATCGGGGCCCGGTCCGCCCACAGCGGCGGGCTGGGCGACCTGTTCGCGCTGGCCGACGCGATAGCTGCGGCGACCGGCGGTGCGACGGCCGTGGAGGACCCGCACCAGCGGATCCTCGCCTACTCCACCGTCCCCGGTCAGCCCGTCGACGAGGACCGCCGCCAGGGCATCCTCGGCCTTCAGGTCCCGGTCAGCGTGGAGAACGCGGAACAGGTCCGCTTGGTGTTCGGCTCCGCCGGACCGGTCCGGCTGCCCGCGCTCACCGAGCGCGAGCTGCCGCGGCTCGCCGTCGCGGTGCGGGCCGGCGGCGAGCCGCTCGGCGCGATCTGGGTGGTCGACGGCGGCACGCTCGCCGCGGACGCCGCGCAGAGCCTGGCCCAGGGCGCGGCCACGGCAGCGCTCCTGCTGCTGCGTGCCCGCGTGACCCAGGGGCTGACCCTCGACCGGAACACCGATCTCGTACGCAGGCTGCTGACCGGTTCCGGTTCCGCGTCCGATTCCGCGGAGGCCTCTACAGCGGCGCACCGCCTGGGCTGGGACGCGGTCCGCGTGGCCGCCTTCGCACTCGGCTCCGGGGCGAGCGTGCCCGACGCCGAGCGGACCTTGCTCAGGCTGCAGGACGTCGTACGCCTGCAGTGCGAGGCGCGCTACGGGCGGCACGCATGCGTGTCCCTGGACGGGGTGGTCTACGCGCTGCTGCCTGCGCCCGGGGAGCACGCCGAGGCGCGCGAGCCCCAGCAGCGACTGACCGCCGACCGGCGACATCGACAGCTTGCGGAGGACATCGTGGGCCGGGTGGGGCGGTCGCTGCGGGTGCCGGTACGGGCGGCGCTCGGCGAGACGGTGGCGGACCTCGGCGAGGTGCCGGCCTCCCGCGCGGACGCGGATCTGGTGCTGCGGCTGCTTGACGACGCGTTGCCGGTGGCCTCGATCGACGACGTACGACCCAGGGTTACGCTGCTGCGCCTTGCCGATGTGCTGCGGGAGCGGCGGGAGTTGAGGGTGGGCGCCTGGCAGCGGGTGCTGGCCGCCGACACCGCGTACGGCACCGACTACGCCCGCACGCTGGTGTCCTGGTTCGACGCCGGCTGTGACGTGGCGAGCGCGGCCAAGACGCTCTCCGTGCACCCCAACACCTGCCGTTACCGCCTCAAGCAGGCCGGCAGGCAGCTCGGGATCGACCTGGCGGACCCCGACGAACGGCTGGTGCTCTGGCTGCAGTTGAGGGCGGGTGCTGGGCTCGGGCTGCGAGGAGCAGGGCAAGTACGTCCCCGGTCCGGCCCGCAGCCCGGCCCGCCCACGCGTCGTCAGCTGAAGGTCAGCGGAGATCCCGGATGA
- a CDS encoding serine hydrolase domain-containing protein has translation MRRTSAVVALAFAASLMTTGPAAASAVTPRCDPGPVEEALEELRGVGASGISVTVTSPRCGVHSTGVGLADIRTGRKAVGKEHSRIASNTKTWTATVVLQLVGEGRIKLDDTVDRHLPGLIRTKHYDGRKITIRQLLQHTSGLPDYLAAPFWEDEDAHRWDHIEPLQTVKQALTLPPADGSAPGGFSYSNTNYNLAGLIVTKVTGRSIGTEINQRIIKRLGLRHTYWPGDRTTLPAPDLRGYVKRSGKLLDWTEWNVSGADASGALVSNGADINTFWTALMSGKLLAPAQLAEMKRTVADPEERGERYGLGVERQERTPGFVTWGHSGFMETGHKLRNAVTNDGRRAVTLLIGSEQFNEAKVDSVVAQLIRDLR, from the coding sequence ATGCGCAGGACGAGCGCCGTGGTGGCTCTGGCGTTCGCTGCTTCGCTCATGACCACCGGCCCTGCTGCCGCCTCCGCCGTGACACCACGGTGCGACCCCGGGCCCGTCGAAGAAGCGCTGGAGGAACTGCGCGGCGTCGGTGCCTCGGGGATCAGCGTCACGGTGACGAGCCCACGCTGCGGCGTGCACAGCACCGGGGTCGGCCTCGCCGACATCAGGACGGGACGCAAGGCCGTCGGCAAGGAACACAGCCGCATCGCCAGCAACACCAAGACCTGGACGGCCACGGTCGTGCTCCAGCTCGTCGGCGAAGGCAGGATCAAGCTCGACGACACCGTCGATCGCCACCTGCCGGGCCTGATCCGCACCAAGCACTACGACGGACGCAAGATCACGATCCGGCAGCTGCTGCAGCACACCAGCGGCCTGCCCGACTACCTGGCGGCACCGTTCTGGGAGGACGAGGACGCGCACCGCTGGGATCACATCGAGCCCCTGCAGACGGTCAAGCAGGCCTTGACGCTGCCCCCGGCCGACGGCAGCGCTCCGGGCGGCTTCTCCTACTCCAACACCAACTACAACCTGGCCGGCCTGATCGTCACCAAGGTCACCGGCCGCAGCATCGGCACCGAGATCAACCAGCGGATCATCAAGCGCCTCGGGCTGCGCCACACCTACTGGCCCGGCGACCGGACCACGCTGCCGGCGCCGGACCTGCGCGGCTACGTGAAGCGGTCCGGGAAACTCCTCGACTGGACGGAATGGAACGTCTCCGGGGCCGACGCATCGGGTGCGCTCGTCTCCAACGGCGCCGACATCAACACCTTCTGGACCGCGCTGATGTCCGGGAAACTACTGGCTCCGGCCCAACTGGCCGAGATGAAACGGACCGTTGCGGACCCGGAGGAGCGCGGCGAGCGCTACGGACTGGGAGTCGAGCGCCAGGAGCGCACCCCGGGATTCGTCACCTGGGGACACAGCGGCTTCATGGAGACCGGCCACAAGCTCAGGAACGCCGTCACCAATGACGGCCGACGGGCAGTGACCCTCCTGATCGGCTCGGAACAGTTCAACGAGGCGAAGGTGGACTCCGTCGTCGCCCAACTCATCCGGGATCTCCGCTGA
- a CDS encoding alpha/beta hydrolase: MSEQSPTRRGVLRAAGKVSAALALGGAGTLAAAPAAAAAVGDGFGLHVVDRNESDPRLRYYRFATDAIGWNPGVNVLLPTDYHTSGRTYPVLYLFHGGGLDADFIYFDRLGIREWTAGKPIIVVMPDGGHAGWYSNPVSSNTGPRNWETFHISQLLPWIDANFRTYAEYDGRAVAGFSMGGFGALKYAAKYYGHFASVSSHSGPASLRRDFGAVVHWANVSSGAADLAGGTVYGAPLWDEARVSADNPVQRIESYRNKRVFLVAGTGGGAVDWFAQISEDEVLAGHREFRGLLGNAGIDHEWHEEPGSHVFRVPVFLRDLDGIIGRLRKA, from the coding sequence GTGAGCGAGCAATCCCCCACTCGCAGAGGCGTCTTACGAGCCGCCGGCAAAGTCTCCGCGGCACTGGCTCTGGGCGGCGCCGGCACCCTCGCCGCCGCACCGGCCGCTGCCGCCGCGGTCGGCGACGGCTTCGGGCTGCACGTCGTGGACCGCAACGAGAGCGACCCCCGCCTGCGCTACTACCGGTTCGCGACCGACGCGATCGGCTGGAACCCCGGCGTGAACGTCCTGCTCCCCACCGACTACCACACCAGCGGACGCACCTACCCCGTCCTCTACCTCTTCCACGGGGGCGGCCTCGACGCCGACTTCATCTACTTCGACCGCCTCGGCATCCGGGAGTGGACGGCCGGCAAGCCGATCATCGTCGTGATGCCCGACGGCGGCCACGCGGGCTGGTACTCCAACCCCGTCAGCTCCAACACCGGCCCCCGTAACTGGGAGACGTTCCACATCTCCCAGCTGTTGCCGTGGATCGACGCCAACTTCCGTACGTACGCCGAGTACGACGGCCGCGCCGTCGCCGGATTCTCCATGGGCGGCTTCGGCGCCCTGAAGTACGCGGCCAAGTACTACGGCCACTTCGCCTCGGTGAGCTCCCACTCCGGCCCGGCGAGCCTGCGCCGCGACTTCGGCGCGGTCGTGCACTGGGCCAATGTGTCCTCCGGAGCCGCCGACCTGGCCGGAGGCACGGTCTACGGCGCACCACTGTGGGACGAGGCCAGGGTCAGCGCCGACAACCCGGTGCAGCGCATCGAGAGCTACCGGAACAAACGTGTCTTCCTGGTCGCCGGCACCGGCGGTGGTGCGGTCGACTGGTTCGCCCAGATCTCCGAGGACGAAGTGCTCGCCGGACACCGGGAGTTCCGCGGCCTGCTGGGCAACGCGGGCATCGACCACGAGTGGCACGAGGAACCCGGCAGCCACGTGTTCCGTGTGCCGGTGTTCCTCCGCGACCTCGACGGCATCATCGGCCGGCTCCGTAAGGCTTAG
- a CDS encoding DoxX family protein, with protein sequence MNIAYWIAAGLLALFYLYGGGVKVVRSRDRLRPMMAWVDTTPMPAVRAIGTVEVLGAIGLILPPLTGIAPWLALAAASGFVVLQIGATRVHLRRGDRDIALNITLLLVAAVTVWLATTWV encoded by the coding sequence ATGAACATCGCCTACTGGATCGCCGCCGGCCTGCTCGCCCTCTTCTACCTGTACGGAGGCGGGGTAAAGGTGGTCCGCAGCCGTGACCGGCTCCGCCCGATGATGGCCTGGGTCGACACCACGCCGATGCCCGCCGTCCGGGCCATCGGCACCGTCGAAGTGCTCGGCGCGATCGGCCTGATCCTCCCGCCCCTGACCGGCATCGCACCTTGGCTCGCCCTGGCCGCGGCCAGCGGCTTCGTGGTGCTGCAGATCGGCGCCACCAGGGTTCACCTTCGCCGCGGTGACCGCGACATCGCGCTCAACATCACGTTGCTGCTCGTTGCGGCGGTGACGGTGTGGTTGGCGACTACTTGGGTGTGA
- a CDS encoding LysR family transcriptional regulator, with amino-acid sequence MELRTLRYFVAVAEELHFGRAAARLHMSQPPLSRAIRQLESEVGAALFDRSPAGVTLTDVGAVLLTEAHALLDRADLAHERVAVAAGAATLTVGILGDSADPGATRLAAAYRRRHPRVEVRIRETDLTDPTCGLHAGLVDVALTRGPFDQTGLTVRALRADPVGALLRADDPLAGRGHLKLADLADRRWFLFPQGTDPGWQSYWNGGEPREGPVVRAVQECRQAVLWNGTVGMTLVDHDPGAELTVVPLVDMPPSQVVVAWRADDPNPLIRSFVRIATAAYGAGSSSDRA; translated from the coding sequence ATGGAGCTACGAACGCTGCGCTATTTCGTGGCGGTCGCCGAGGAACTCCACTTCGGGCGGGCCGCTGCCCGGCTGCACATGAGCCAGCCACCGCTGAGCCGGGCGATCAGACAGCTGGAGTCCGAGGTGGGCGCTGCGCTGTTCGACCGGTCGCCGGCCGGTGTCACGCTCACCGACGTGGGGGCGGTGCTGCTCACCGAGGCACACGCCCTGCTCGACCGGGCCGATCTGGCACACGAGCGCGTGGCCGTGGCGGCAGGCGCCGCCACCCTCACCGTGGGCATCCTGGGCGACAGCGCCGACCCGGGCGCGACCCGGCTGGCCGCCGCCTACCGTCGGCGGCACCCGCGCGTCGAGGTCCGCATCCGCGAGACCGACCTGACGGATCCCACCTGCGGGCTGCACGCCGGACTGGTCGATGTCGCCCTGACCCGCGGGCCGTTCGACCAGACCGGCCTGACCGTACGCGCGCTGCGCGCCGACCCGGTGGGCGCCTTGCTGCGCGCCGACGATCCGCTTGCCGGCCGCGGCCACCTGAAGCTGGCCGATCTGGCCGACCGCCGCTGGTTCCTGTTCCCGCAGGGCACCGACCCCGGCTGGCAGTCGTACTGGAACGGCGGCGAGCCACGCGAGGGCCCCGTGGTGCGGGCCGTCCAGGAATGCCGCCAGGCCGTGCTCTGGAACGGCACGGTCGGCATGACGCTCGTGGACCACGACCCGGGCGCGGAACTCACCGTGGTGCCTCTGGTCGACATGCCGCCGAGCCAAGTGGTGGTGGCGTGGCGTGCGGACGATCCGAATCCCTTGATCCGCTCGTTCGTCCGGATCGCAACCGCCGCCTACGGTGCGGGAAGCTCGTCAGACCGAGCGTGA